CTATCAGGTGCGTTGAAATTACAATAGTTTTGGGCTTTTCACTGTAATTTATTAATAATTCCTTGTAAAACAAATCGCGGTGGTTTGCATCAAGTCCCAGAACAGGCTCATCCAGCAGAACAAAAGGCACATTACATGCTAAAGCTAGAATCATTTTGAAAATGGATGTATATCCTGTAGATAAGCTTTTTATCTTTTGTTTTATATTTAGAGAAAACTTCTCGCACAAGTCAGCGGCATATTCACTGTCAAAATCGGGGTAAAACTCACTGCTCCACTTAAAAGCTTGTTTTACCGTCATATTCTCAGGATAGTAGTTATTTTCAGTCATAAAATATATCTTTGACAGAACCCTCTCATTCTCTATAACATTTTCGCCGTCTACAAGGATTTCGCCATCCGTAGGAAAAATTCTGTTTGTAATAAGGTTCAGCAGCGTGGTTTTCCCAGCCCCGTTACGTCCTAAAAGTCCATATATTTTGTTTTCTTCCAGCTTCAGGCTGATATTATCCAGGGCTGTCATGTCACCGAATTTTTTCGTTATACTCCTGATTTCCATTTGACTCATATTTCAAACCCTCTTTCCAACATTTTTAATATTTCCTCTTTAGAAATTGAAAGTTTTTTTGCCTCTGTAACAAGAGATTTTATATAGCTTTCAAAAAAATCAATCTTTCTCTGCTCAAGTATTTTTTCTTTTGCTCCTTTTGCAACAAACATGCCAAGCCCCCTTTTTTTATATACAATTCCGTTATCCACTAAAATATTTATTCCCTTTAATGCAGTTGCCGGGTTTATCTTATAGTTTACCGATATTTCAGTTGTTGACGGTATCTGCGTTTCCTCTTCGTATGCTCCCGCTATTATAGCGTCCTCCAGTTCCTCGGAAAGTTGAAGATATATTGGTTTGTCATTACTAAAATCCAGGTTCAAGCCACCACCTCCTTTTTGGTTACTTGGTTATTTGGTTAATTACTTGTATAACTAACTATAATACCAATTAGCCTTTTTGTCAAGATATTTTATAAACTTAATTTAAATAGCATACTTTTAAAAAGTTGATACCGTATAATTTTACATATCGAAAGAATACTATACATAATTACAAAATACATACTGATTGTCAGCGTATACGGAGGAAACATGCCTAATCTTGTTACTCATTACCTTTGCGGTTTAGAGGCTATTAAACTTATTGATAATAAAGAGTGCAAAGAACTGATTCAACGGAATATAAATGTCTTTAATCTTGGAGTCCAGGGTCCCGATATCCTTTTTTATTACGGCATATGGCCGTGGTCTCCAAAAACTCAATATGGTCCTATTGGACAAGAATTTCACATATCAAGGGTAAATCTTGTTTTCAGAAAAATAATTGACTACATTTCAGCACAGAAGGGATACATCAAAGATACACTTACTGTTTATTTCATGGGTTTTTTATGCCACAACTGTCTGGACAGTATGACTCATCCATACATTTTTTACCAATCAGGTTTCAAGACGGCTGATGATCCTCGCACGAACCTGTATATTTACTACCACAGACGATTTGAGACTTCCATTGATGTATTGATGTGTCAGAGGCTTTTGAATAAAAAAGTTCACGAAATACGGATTGACAGGCTCATCAGTGTAACCTCCAAAGAACGTAAAATAATTGGCGAGATGTATGAAAGTGTTATAGATTCGGTATTCAATTATAAAATCCCCGGAAAATATATATCAAAAGCAATAAAGGATATGATTACCGTAGAAAAAATACTAAGGGACCC
This genomic stretch from Ruminiclostridium cellulolyticum H10 harbors:
- a CDS encoding ABC transporter ATP-binding protein is translated as MSQMEIRSITKKFGDMTALDNISLKLEENKIYGLLGRNGAGKTTLLNLITNRIFPTDGEILVDGENVIENERVLSKIYFMTENNYYPENMTVKQAFKWSSEFYPDFDSEYAADLCEKFSLNIKQKIKSLSTGYTSIFKMILALACNVPFVLLDEPVLGLDANHRDLFYKELLINYSEKPKTIVISTHLIEEAADIIEDVIIIKSGKLIVKEPVENVLSQGYAITGSVSAVDSFTNDKNVLGADTIGGLKCAYVLGSLIKAGIPDGLEVTKPDLQKLFIHLTNR
- a CDS encoding GntR family transcriptional regulator, translated to MNLDFSNDKPIYLQLSEELEDAIIAGAYEEETQIPSTTEISVNYKINPATALKGINILVDNGIVYKKRGLGMFVAKGAKEKILEQRKIDFFESYIKSLVTEAKKLSISKEEILKMLERGFEI
- a CDS encoding zinc dependent phospholipase C family protein codes for the protein MPNLVTHYLCGLEAIKLIDNKECKELIQRNINVFNLGVQGPDILFYYGIWPWSPKTQYGPIGQEFHISRVNLVFRKIIDYISAQKGYIKDTLTVYFMGFLCHNCLDSMTHPYIFYQSGFKTADDPRTNLYIYYHRRFETSIDVLMCQRLLNKKVHEIRIDRLISVTSKERKIIGEMYESVIDSVFNYKIPGKYISKAIKDMITVEKILRDPHGVKRRFVAFFDHIIYGYPLFSSLIFPLKLKDGLDYLNLARKEWALPYDKNHKSTLSFLDMFKEACDKTQRYCQVLYSTITGDKSYIPYALKLFGNISYTTGTDCDLSVKFKHHDIIFK